Within the Novosphingobium sp. SL115 genome, the region GCGAGGATATGAAACGCTGGTATCGTTTCAGGATGCGCCTGAAAACTTCTGGGGACACTTCCAGGAACGGCGCAAGGCCGATGGCATGATCGTCATCGGCACCACGACCAACACCAAGGCATGGGATTATTTCGGCAACCTGCCGCAAGGCACGCACTGGACCTGTTGGGGTTCACCTGACAACGAAATGCCATGGGTGCGCAGCGACAACCTTTCAGGCGCCACGCTGGCGACGCGGCACCTGCTGGTGCGCGGCTATCGCAAGATCGTGTGTATTGGATCAGCCACGTCGCCACAGCGGCAGTTTCAGGAACGCTTCGAAGGCTATGCCGAAGCCATGCGCAGCGCAGGGCATGAACCGCGTCTGCAACAGGTCGAGTCCGGTCTCGCCCGCGAAGAACAGGGTCGCCGCGCCGCAATTGCCCTTTGCGAAAATGGCGAAGCTTTCGACGCCATCTTTGCCGTTTGCGATGAAATGGCCCTGGGGGCGTTGAAAGAACTGGCGCTGCGCGGCGTGAATGTGCCGGACAAGGTGGGGATCATCGGGTTTGATGGCATCCGCGCAGGTGCATGGTCTACCCCACCCCTCACCTCAATCGAACCGGATTTCCAGATGGCGGGCGGATTGCTGGTCGAGCAGCTTCTGGCCAAGATCAACGGTACCGAAGGGTCCGGGCGGCGCGTGCCGGTAAGGCTGGTAATACGGGGTTCGACGCGGGCCTGAGGCGTCAATGAGCCTTGCGCTTTCCTGCATATTCTCAAGTCGTCAAACATCAAAAACCCCTCCCGGAACGAACCGGAAGGGGTTTTTGATGTGTCGGAGCTGAAGCCTGTTCAGGCGATCAGTTGACCAGCCCGGCAATCGCGCCATCTACAAATGCCTTGTCGGCACCAGCAGAATGGTTCTTGGCGATCAGGTTACGTGCAGCAGCAGTTGCCGCTTCGGCAGCCTTGGCACGCAGATCGTCAACCGCAGCGCGTTCGGCAGCGGCGATCTTATCGGCCGCCATCTTTTCGCGGCGAGCGATAGTGGTGGCAGCGTCGGCTTCGGCCTTGGCAACGATGGCTGCGGCTTCGCCCTTGGCGTGCTCAACCATTGCTGCCGCGTCCTTTTCGGCGTTGGCGATCTTGGCCGCGTATTCCGCGCGCAGTTTTTCAGCTTCGGCGCGCAGCACCTTGGCTTCGTCAAGCTGCTTGCGGATCGCGTCGATCTGCTTGTCCAGACCCCCGACGATTGCGCCCGGCACTTTCTTGAAAACAAGAATGCCCAGGAAAATTGCCATGGCCAACGCTACCCATGCGCTGGGACCAAGACCGAGAGCCGAAGGTTCGACGTGG harbors:
- a CDS encoding LacI family DNA-binding transcriptional regulator — its product is MPSDRKIIRVTSFDVAEAAGVSQSTVSRALAGDTSISEPTRQRVMEAARRLNYQVDENAARLRRGRTGTLAVVMVCREAQDRKDINPFYFSLLGSTCAAASARGYETLVSFQDAPENFWGHFQERRKADGMIVIGTTTNTKAWDYFGNLPQGTHWTCWGSPDNEMPWVRSDNLSGATLATRHLLVRGYRKIVCIGSATSPQRQFQERFEGYAEAMRSAGHEPRLQQVESGLAREEQGRRAAIALCENGEAFDAIFAVCDEMALGALKELALRGVNVPDKVGIIGFDGIRAGAWSTPPLTSIEPDFQMAGGLLVEQLLAKINGTEGSGRRVPVRLVIRGSTRA
- a CDS encoding F0F1 ATP synthase subunit B family protein, with the translated sequence MANHDATAVHGEAAALETTAVVEHGAATEHHVEPSALGLGPSAWVALAMAIFLGILVFKKVPGAIVGGLDKQIDAIRKQLDEAKVLRAEAEKLRAEYAAKIANAEKDAAAMVEHAKGEAAAIVAKAEADAATTIARREKMAADKIAAAERAAVDDLRAKAAEAATAAARNLIAKNHSAGADKAFVDGAIAGLVN